From a single Solenopsis invicta isolate M01_SB chromosome 4, UNIL_Sinv_3.0, whole genome shotgun sequence genomic region:
- the LOC105195654 gene encoding pancreatic triacylglycerol lipase, whose protein sequence is MCNVNNRTTSNMKMRVLVGVFLACGVVAGLPVQDEGLPNNILTSLDYALFENKEAYVYDDNMNLVKLMWDDAEEVGDQLNDSEIPSRVFFYLYKKNDPNPKELYVDNEDVLKNSNFDPAKPTRFVTHGWINSRNSEACTLVRDGYLQHDDYNVIVVDWSSISMRPYIWASNHVVPIARFVATMINFLVKHGMNPSQTILVGHSLGAHVVGIAARNANSDIGYVVGLDPALPNFHLAGPGSRISSGDAKYVEIIHTNGGLLGFLVPIGDVDFYPNGGRKQLGCIVDAGGACSHARSYRFFAESINSKVGFHGKSCSSYARFKLGLCKNGHTSIMGGHKPLLSARGNYYLMTNPSAPYASG, encoded by the exons ATGTGCAATGTTAACAACAGAACAACGTCGAACATGAAGATGCGTGTTCTAGTTGGTGTCTTTCTTGCCTGCGGCGTAGTAGCTG GTCTTCCAGTGCAAGATGAAGGGCTTCCAAACAATATTTTGACTTCACTGGATTAcgcattatttgaaaataaagaagcATACGTGTACGATGACAACATGAACCTGGTGAAGCTGATGTGGGACGACGCCGAAGAGGTCGGAGATCAACTAAACGATAGCGAAATCCCAAGCCGTGTCTTCTTCTATCTGTACAAAAAGAACGATCCTAACCCGAAAGAGCTCTACGTCGACAACGAGGATGTTCTGAAGAACAGCAACTTCGATCCTGCGAAACCAACGCGTTTTGTAACTCATGGGTGGATAAATTCCCGGAACAGCGAAGCATGCACTTTAGTTCGCGACG GTTATCTTCAGCACGACGATTACAACGTCATCGTCGTCGATTGGAGTTCAATAAGCATGAGGCCTTATATTTGGGCTAGCAACCATGTCGTGCCTATCGCTCGATTCGTCGCCACTATGATCAATTTTCTCGTGAAGCATGGAATGAATCCGTCACAAACCATACTGGTCGGCCACTCTCTTGGTGCCCACGTAGTTGGAATCGCTGCTCGCAACGCTAACAGCGATATCGGTTACGTCGTGG GTTTAGATCCAGCTCTGCCCAATTTTCATCTGGCCGGTCCAGGATCCAGAATATCGAGCGGCGATGCTAAGTACGTGGAGATCATTCATACTAACGGTGGTCTGCTCGGCTTCCTGGTACCCATCGGGGATGTCGATTTTTATCCTAACGGCGGTCGAAAGCAGCTCGGCTGTATAGTGGACGCTGGCGGGGCGTGTTCTCACGCTCGCTCGTACAGATTCTTCGCCGAATCTATCAACAGCAAGGTAGGGTTTCACGGGAAAAGCTGCAGCAGCTATGCACGATTTAAGTTGGGCCTGTGCAAGAACGGGCATACATCCATCATGGGCGGTCACAAGCCGCTCTTGAGCGCACGCGGTAACTACTACCTGATGACCAATCCATCAGCACCGTACGCGAGCGGATAG